The Epinephelus lanceolatus isolate andai-2023 chromosome 12, ASM4190304v1, whole genome shotgun sequence genome segment CAGAGGAAACGGTCCACTGTGTGTCACGATATCTATCtatcaatctatctatctatggaCTGAATCTCATACTAAAATATTCCACAGCAGCTACTCATCTCGTAATATATTGAGTATATCCAATAAATATAATCTTTGTATATTATACTCATACAAGTTAGCATAACCGGCTACAAGcccacagctgcagcaggacCCCTTGTGGAGGATTTTCCcttgtgtatgtttttgtgctcccctcctctcctccatcttcttttgCTGAAGTGACCCCATTGAGATGTAGAGAAATGGTCTTAGGTGACAGTCATAATGAACATGATCGTGTTCACTCAATAAATCTCAGGCCTGGTGCTTTTTGAGCACAAATCAGTGAAATGTTAAagcccacctgtctgtctccatcagTCATTTCCACTGTCACCTCCCCACCGCCTGATGGATCACAGTTGCTGCAAAATTAGACAGCCTTGAATCTCATTTCTTTCCAATTGGCCTCTCCCTGCAATCTCACTCTGGCTGGCTGACATGTACCGGTCCTCTATGGGAGGGGAGTCTCAGATAGGAACTAATACTACATACACTAAACACAGCTTTATCTCAAAACGAGGGGATTAGgttgcctgcctccagtgcacCTCAAAGACGAGTGCCATATGACTGCCAAATTCCCTTACATGCTATTTACATTATCATTCAGTCAGCAGTATATAGGACATGGATGGGCGGCTTTTTATTTGATGTCGAGCGACTTGTACTCGTACTAAAAATCATCTTGTACCCATGTGAAAAGAAGATTATTGCTTTACAGTATGCCACAGGCTGCAGTGTGAGAAGTGCTGTGGGAGGATTTGGGACATTTGCCTGCCTCTACAGGTGCCTCAGATACAGGTGAACAGTAGGATAAGTAGCAGGCTATAATAATTGACTGTAATAGTGTTGTGCAGtggaaataataaaacacatcaaTTATTTTTCCTTCTACAATGTGTGAGACTTTACTGAGAATTATCGCTTGAGAAAGAGTATGAAATTAATATACCTCTCTGTCCCCTCTTTCCCTAAATCTTGCACTAACCCCAGGGGTGAACAGCCATAGGAGGGCAGGATGAGCACGTCCTCTACGAGATGGACGCCATCACTCTAGTGTACAGTGAGCTCTAGGGCTCACTAGAGGGAGTCAGAAACCTCTGCATAGAGGCACAGTCGGGGTTGGTTGAATGACTCCACAGCTAATGCACCACTGCTGCTCGAGCTCTGACGTGCCTTTAACACCATTACAATTGCATCCCACTGAGGTGAATTCCTTTGTTCTAGGCCATGCTGCGTAGATGAGGTCCATTTCCAAGTGGGGGATTTTAATATCAGGTTGGTTTAAAAGAAGAAGCAGAGAATAGTCCAGCATTGAGGCTGAGCCTGCGCCTGCCTTTGTCTTGTGTTCGTCCACGCTGCTGTGGGTACACTAGATGGCAAACTTTACACTGGAATCACCGAGCAGTGGATCTATCTGACACAAACGAGAGGGATCAGATTCTTCCCAAATTGTGTTGATGAATGTCTTAATCAAAGGCTGTCCCTCTCAGGTTTCGCCTCATTGAAAAGTTATGATTGAATGTTAATAATCTTCTATTCCACATCCATTGTGTGGAGGCTACATCAGATGGTCACTGATGTGTTAAGGGGATGATTTTGCAGTTTTGTCCTTCCACTTGGCCACGGACCATTTGAGTGTTAACTTTTTAGTTTTTGAGTGATGGAAATCCCTACTGACCTTTTGCTTTGTTGCAGTCTATACCCAGGAGTGTGAGTTAAATGAGAAAATGACAATATAAACAGCAGCGAGCTGCAGGCTGTTGTGTATGCATGGCTCCTTCAGTAAAATGCACCCTGATAGATTTGGCCAAACATACTGTAAGCTCAAATAAATTACTGCCAAGAAATCTTACAATTCGAGGCGGAGGAAAAGCAATGTCCAAAACTTTCTCTGAAtttaagacacaaaaagaaaccagattcttaaaaaaaaaaaaaaaaaaacactcgtGCCATGAAGTGAGAATATAAACGGCACAGTCCCGAGCTGACAGAAAACAGAGCTATGGCTAATATGTACGAATGAAGAGACACTGCTGAGGTATGGCTCCAACCAAAACAAAAGGACAAAAACTCAATATCTGGCAATGATGATGCAAAGGACAAATATGGTTTCCCATTAGCTCTCGTTTGACCTTTGCAATATGACAACAATATAGTGGTGAGCCATAAAAGGTCagggaagacagagagaaagaaagagcatAGTATACTTTACGGAGGTGAAGTGCTGCAGGAAGTCTCAAATAACCTCTTTATGGGCACTACATTATTTTCAATAGAACAGATTCTTTTGGGAAACTATGACTGTAACTTTCTTTCAGTATGATATAATGAAATCAATATCCTAAACTGCACCCCAGTATAAATTCTTACAGGTTAGAGGATATTATATTTTTgctatttagtcaatgaaaatcAACATTACAGCTGCTGTGTGCTACTGACCCCATCTATCTCTGTGGTATTTACCTCACCTTATATAAACCTAATATCAATACTGACACCAGGTCAACAGGCTGCGTTTTAGTATGTATGGGGTAATTCAATCTCATGTATTGATCAATGTGAGTGAATAATCAAGCTACATTTAAGAGCTATTGAGGAAACATGTCATTCATTAtagttctctctctctgccacaATAGATCATTAGATTCAAGTAAATCTCATCATGCATCCTGCCAGCATATTTCAGCAAAAACAAGGGAAACCGGGCATGAAGCTCCACAGTGCTGTGAAGTCACGCTCTGATTAAAAACTTATATTAAAAGTGATAGTGATACATTATTACCTAAAGGATTTAGGGAACTCCTTCCCCTCATTTTCCATGGAAATTAACCTGTGTTAAAGTCATCCATAGGAACAACTTTTTCTCATCATAAAAGCCACTAACACAAGATgcctcaggtaaaaaaaaagaaagcagcaGAGCCTTTTTTTACTCACTTGTGAGGATCTTCCATGTCTTTTTCTCGTCGTCATAGTACTGGACCAAATTGCTGGGGAGACGATCAGGTCCAGGAGGCAAACCACCCACCAGTAACAGCATTCTCTTATTGGAACGGATTCTGTAATGTCAaaagtgtgggtgtgtggaCAGTGTTAGGAAACAGAGAACAAAACAGGTATTAAGCCTTAAAATAAAGCTGCTAAAAACAGGCCAAAATAAACTTGACCCTGACCTGAGCATCTTTAATTTCTTAATTTACACACCTACGTTGATAGCAGCAGCTGGCCTGCGTATTTTGCTTTTCACTCTGAGAATGCTCAGTGTATGAATGAAATAATCAGTGAATGAATTAAAGAACAAATGCATGGTTAGGTGAACCCTTGTCTGGGTACAGCCACTGAACTTGAAGCTACTAAACAGGCAGTATGTGGCCACGTTTATTATAATTAACAAAAAATTGCTCAGCAGCATACTTATCCTTTTGATGTGTTATTGAATGGTTATTGTACTCTAAAGATATCTTTTCAATTAGCTGTGAAGCGAAGACGATCCTGCAGGGTGCCATGCTGGAGGCTAAAAGCGCAATTGAGTACATAAACCTGCCTATACAATGTCTCGATTCCATTGGCTGCAGTGATTCATGTGACATCTCAGAGCCAGTTGTGAGATATTTCCTGCTGTTTGTATATGATATATAACCCGAAAGCGGCACACTTTGCTGTACATTAATGACCGTTATCTGGCTCCTAATGGATTTGAACACAAATCCACCAATTAATCACAATATGCAGTAAAAAGATTAAGAGCAGCTGGCCTTTATGTTCAGTCACGTTCaccttttttcatattttactttttcatgCTTGGGAAAACCTCCGTCGTCTCGGTACATTCTCTCTGCTACTGCCCCACTCGGAAGTGTTTTGGGGTTATTCATATGCAAATGAGCCCCTGGACATAGATAATGGTGATTAATTGAGAGGAGAGAAACAGTGGCATGTGAAACTAATTATGAGGATTCCTGATTCTTTGCTCATTCAGGTCCATATGTGGGAATAGATATGTTATTGGGATAATGGAGGAATAGGTACATGTGGAATGATTTCACTTTAAGGTTCTTTGTgcaaaattagattttttagTTCTCAGTGCCACAGCTCTAATTTTCTGCTCTTCAGAGATATTTGCAGTGAATTCCGAATTTGAATACTGATGCCATCACTACTCATAAGATTTTTAAAGCTTTGGCTGTACAGTTAGCTCTGTAAACAAAATCTGACAACAGcaccatcaatcaatcaacttaCTGACAACGCCTGCCTACTTACCAGCTCCTTAAAGTGCTGATCAGGACAAACAGGGAAGTAAGACATGCAGCTTGGCCTATTTTTGTGTGAGTGAGACACATTTGTCTAACCTGGAAATAGGGAGCATTGTCAAATTGTTCCTTATCTAATAAATCCTCAAATATAATACACACCCAAATATATTGAATAACCTCTGACTGTCAGTTTTGTTTATAATAAGCTTGATAGCTGGAGTGTCCTTGTTCCCATACCAGAATTGCTACATAATTACCATGtaattctggcaacaattaaattaCAGCATTTCAAATTGTATTCATGAGAGTTGCTACACATCAAACGCATAACCTTTATCTAGTTTGCTGCATCTTGTCTACACTGATTAGAGAGCAATTACACAGATGTGTGAGGAAATAAAgagttgttttttcttcactAAAACATAAGGTAACCTTGTAATTATGGATACAGTGTAGCATAGAGTAGATCAAGCCCCTTGACAGCTGGCAGTCTTTTACAGGAAAAGACCCACAATCCTCGTTAAGTGGGCCTCAGACCTCACATCTCTGTCTGACCACCTACATAGTCTAGACTACACAGGCGCTGCGACCAGTGCTTGAGCGAGTGGGCAATACTTGAGTCGGCAATTTGTTCAAATTTAACAAGAGGGAGGCATTTAATCGCCTTGCGTCCACCCTCAAACAGCTCAttgctgtgtgcgtgtgtatatgtgtgtttgtgtgtgtttctcttttgtatctgtttgtctgtctcatcCTCACCTGCTGGCCGTGGTCTGCCTGCAGTGCTGCCTGAAGGGCATCAGGTGGTAGTTCATGGCATCCAGGAGCAGTTTCTGGCACACAGGGTCACTCCTCATGAAGTCAACAGACTGCACCCTCTCCACCAGCTCTGGAGCAGGTATGAGGGCGAAGCGCAGCCTCTTCATAAGGTCCGGCGCATAGTGCATGCGAGTCTCCCGGTCATGCTCCAGCCAGAGGACTGACATCTGGAACAGAGCCAGCTCTGACTCCACCGGGGGTGGCAGAGCATCTAGCATGGCACACATCTCCTCAAAGTTCAGCAGCAGCACATCCTCCACCAGGTACTTGTTGGCCAGCTTCTTGGTCTCATCCAGTCCATGGAGTGCGGCAATCTTGCAGATCTGCTTGTAGTTCTGCACAGAGATCTGGTCGTTGAGGAACTGCACGCTGAGCTTGGTAATCTGGGGGATGTTGAGGATCTTGCTGACTGACAGAACCTCTTCCACTGTGTCCAGGGAAAGAGTCACGTTGGCAGTGTACAGGTACTCCAGCACTAATCGTAGTCCAATGGAGGAGCAGCCCTGGAGTACCAGGTTATTGATGGGCCTGGCGCTGGGGGTCACCAGCTTGTCATCAGGAGAGGATGAGGGGGTCCCACTGCTGCCCTGGTCCCCTTTGCTCCCCTCATTGTTGATTACATTGTGGGAAGAGAAGAGGGATCTGAAATACTGGGAGCAGGATGCCAACACAGCTTTGTGGCAGTGGAACTGCTGTCCCTGGGCAGTGAGAGTCACATCACAGAAAAGCTGTTTTCTCCATAAGAGATTGAGCCCGTGCAGCAGGGTGTCACTGTGTGTTGGGTCAAAGGTGGATGTTCTATCACCCGATCTGGACATGACTTCCTGACTGTGAACGCCACCTAGGCAACAAATAAACCATGCAAGCCATTTACCTCAggtcatgtatttatttttttttttttgcacaacacACGCACCCTATAGATCAGACAACTATTAGAATAGAAAACGATCTGTCGAGTAAGTTATTGAACAGATCTCCCGTCCATCCAGCGGGGAAGAGCCATCACGCCATGCCAGCCGGCGAGAATCTACATCCAACACGGCTTCTTTCAACTTTGAGCTCTGGTCGTaaagcaacaaacaaaaacgCAGTAGTTCCCACAGCGTGCCACTCTTATTCATTCTTAAGTCAAGATGATTTAAATGGAGGCTGAGGTTTTGAAGGGCGCTGTCAAAACAAACCGAGGATACGGAGATGCTGCAGCGCTTTCCCCCCTCGGTACCGCGGCTGAAGTTGTCGGATCAGGAGAAGGAGACACGGTGGACGGATAACATGCAGCATTCAGCCAACACTTATCCCTTCTCCTATCTTGCTGCACACCCCCACAATGAGGACATTACACATCGCACAGATTTACGGAGTCATACAAAAGCAATTAGTTTGTCTCCGAGCCGTCAGCAGCAGTACGGGTGCGTTTCGCTTTTAGCCTACCTGAGTTAAGCGGACGTGAGTATCGGAAAATATTCACTGAAATGCAGCTTTCGGTAAAGTTAGACGTAATATGCATATCTATTGTTTGCCAGGCACTACAAACAAGCGATTTCTATGTGCGTAATGTGTGTAAACTTGACACAAGCGTGCTGTAACGTTGTCGCCAGATTCACTAAAAGCGCCTGTCACAACTAAATGATGTGAGCAGCTCGCCTGAGAAGGAGCCAAACTTACCTGACTTCAGCTCTtgacaaaaaagaaagtaaGCTCCGGGTTCCCAATATTCTCACTTGAATTTTTCCTTTGTTCTCCTTTTTAAGAAATGTCCTTTTTCCCCTTTAAAGTCTATAGTCGGTGGTGTCTCAAAATAACCATTGATTCCAACTCATAAAGTCACTATTTTCAGGTTATTTGTTGACGTTGATCATTTGTTCTTCTGAATTAACaagaagtgtgtgagtgtgtgagagggagcTGTGCTTTCtgcaagagaagaagaagaagaaatatacGTGTGACAAATTATGCTACCAAGAAACAACACATCATTATCCTTGGGCCTGGGGCTCAGTGAGTCGTAACGAGAGTAATAGGAAATCCACGGTTGGGGAGAGAAACGGTCGTGCATGGCCGGTGGAGAGAGACCATGCAGGGGTATGGATGCTGGAGAGACTCGCAAAATTATGGCTCAAGGCTATTGTAAAAACTGTCGAGCGTAAATGACTGCGATTTCAAACATCtatggaagaaagaaaagagaaaggggGAGAAAAACCGAGTCTTTCCCTCGCTGTTATAGAGAGAACCGTCAAGTTTTAGTGCGCATTGCTAATTAGTCAATTTCTCTCTGCCTTCACAGCCCGACGACTTTGCTGCTGAGCTGAAACTGCTAATTTCTGGGACCAGCCTTTTTTTGGCTGTGAactggatggatgaatggcTTGTCTCGCACAAATGACAAAAAGCCCCTGCCTTAATCTCCATCGCCAAAATAACCCCTCATCTCATTCTGCTCCTGCTAGTCCTTCAAAAGAAGGTGCTCTACACACACTCAAGTTTTGCATCTGCATCATAAATACTACATGCACTATAATGCCCACACATTGTGTATAATGTTGAATTAAAAGCACATACACCCCCCTTTGTTATTCCTATGTGACAAAAGCatcagaccacacacacacacacacacacacacacacacacaccatgaaaCACGACACATGCCCGAAGTGATGCAAAGTTATCAAACAACAAGTCTAAGATAACATACAGTGTTTCATGTACTATTATCTTGTCTGATCAGTTCACTGTTTCACAAGCTGAGGTCTAGCTGcaggcctgaaaacacaaagGGTTGAAACCTAATACAACATCCATCAGCACACAGTGGTGTGTTGTTGTACGTGAAAGTCCCAGTTGGATATTCAGATTCCATATAGCCGCACACTTTCGCCTACAAGACTGACCTTTATCCATTAAAACAAGCCGATCGATGAGAATAAGACTTGTTGTCATGTGTGAATGTCCGCTTGACCTTATGGTGTAATACATAGCACTCACAAACAACCAACAAGCTGAAAGTCCAACCATGGCTGTAGATGTGAGGGGGGATgcgggggacacgtgccccctcAGTATTTATAACGTGCATGAAAGaacaaaacaattattttgacataattaaagacatttacatcataaactaatgcagaaaagacacaaattggTGCTATCAATTcatcagaatgcaggaaattaagtgtttgatgctcaacaTTTTCCCCCAAACCCCCCATTTCACATGTCCCCTCAGTTCTGAAACAAAATCTACACccttatatatttattttagttatttatttagccTTCATTAAACTAGTAAgtgccctgcgatagtctggcgacctgtccagggtgtaccttgctggaataggctccagcccccgtgcgatccctaacaggataagcgttTACGgaaaatgaacgaatgaataACCAGGAAGTCCCTTTGAGATTGGAAAACTCTTTTACAAAAGAGACCTAgctgaggtagcagccaatcaaaacacatttaaaatgcaacaaatacaacatgtaatacaaaaatccacaataaaatgTAGATTCAGTTATGACTGGAGGTGATACAGTGCAATATGTGATGCATTATATCGATTTTATATTGATATCGTGAAATGAGACTGGACACTCTTAGATTTTCGATATGGTCATATATATGATATCATAatagtgttgtcttttcctggttttaaaggcagcattacagtaatgtgatgtaattttctctGACTGTTTTAGCTGCTCTATTATTTTGTGAAAAGCCCCAATAGCTAACTCTACAGTATCGTCACAATATTGATATCGAGGTATAGagagctgcttttttttttaaggctgaTGTGGAAGTTAGCATCGCCACGGGTCACGTGTCAAAAAGCGGGAAAACGGGAATTTTTCATTGGCATTCGGATTATTGCGGAAAATTAACTCTGTTGCAAAGAAACGTTTATTGTGcttacacgttttgttcagcaagataatctttgcagatgacactgctttttctttttaggaGTAAATGAAATTGCCAAAATGAAAAAGCTAACGTTTGACTATAAATGAACTACATCATGGTCGCATGACTTCAACGTCGCCACGACAACAAGCCGTTTTCAGAGAGaagatgttctgtagtctcattaaGCCACTTTTTAGAGACACATAAAAGCGTcaaaattatgttttatatcATAGAACCAAATGTAAAAGCCTCTTAAGCAtgcagaccttatttcaggtatCTAACCCAAAaacctataaaaaaaaaacatgaaagtgcagCAATGCTAACTCACTTCCgtgttttaggactcattcctgcagcacatTATtcagtcaaaaatattgtgatatttttccATATTGCCAGGCCCTACTTTCAGTTCTGCATTATAAATCCAGTTACTATCATAATCCTTGACCGTATCTTCATTTACCACAGTGTATTAACTCCTCTCAGTTCTGTGTAGTTCCTGTCTGAGGTGTGAGGTCTGATGTCTtacactgacatttaaaaactttgGGGAAAAAAGCCATCTAATTTTACCATCTAAATTAAGGCCGTATCCTTCCTATGACCCTGTGCATAAATAGTCCTAATCATTAGTAGACTGGCACCGGGTGGATGCAGGTTCAAAATAAGCAAAATAATATTCCAGTAAATCCAATCAAAATCCGTTAGAAATGACTTATTAGGACAGAATAAACTGTCAATTAAATAAAGAGCTCAATTAGAGTACAGAAACTTACATGCAGGACTCCCGTGGGACCAGAAGTGACAGATACCTCACAAGTTATGAAATGACAGATAGGGATAAATGGGTTTGTTCATGTACTATGAAATAGAGCAACACCATGCTACCGTCAAGCAATAACAGGCCACATATAGGTAGCATTTATAATAGATGGCACCACAACATTGTTTGATGCTTGATTATTTGACAAGCACGCAGCCTGCATATCCCCCACTCGTAGTTATACAGAGCAAATTCATTCTAGACGAACTCTGTGAGATGACTGATTGGATTGTGCACTGCATCTCAAATAATAATCATCACTGAAGGAAAAATATAACACTGTTGTATTAATTAGTGGTTTGTAACCACTAAGAAAGCAGTTTGTATTGTTGTTTACGGCCATTATTGTGTTGCCTCGTTTTCAAAGCACTTGCAGAGCATTACAGTAGCTCGCTGTATTTCACTTCGGAGTCGCACACTGTTATCTCTACTAGCACTCAGTTAGCACTACATTACCCAAGTCTCGAGCGAGCTATTCTAACGCAATAAAATGACCATTTCCAACTCTTTCAGCTCTTTGTAGCAACTCAGTCTCCTGAGGCCACTGGTCTTCAGATTGCAGGGCGTTTATGGTTGTAAGTTGTTGCAGTGtgcagagggagggggggtcATCAGATAAGAGAAGAATTTCTAGACTAATTAAACCCTTTGAGACAAAGAATCACACCACAGTGATTTACAACTCTCTGTACCAGTTAACCCGACTCATATTTATCTGTCATATTACTCAGATACTATATCTACCTCTATGGGTAAGGAGTCTTTACATCTTTTTGTCCTCAATGTTAAAGATAAAGGGGAAGATGTTAGAGTAAATAACAGCAACATGAGATTTAAATACTGCAGTTCACTCAAAGAGACAGCTGCTAAAAAAAGGTACAGAAAGATCCTACTTACTATCTTTGTACTGCTTGTATTATAGCATGATTTCACATTGTTAgtaatacataaatataaaacaaactgtAGGCATTTTTGTGGCCTTGAATAACTGATTAAAGTGTGAACATTTAATCTAATCAGtgcaatgaaacaaaacaaaaggagaaGCTCCAAAGTTGTGAATAGCAAAGTCTACCAGGCATAATTCCTTTTGCTGGCTGCTGCAGAGGGGTATGCTAAGATAGAAAGTATTATTTTCCTAAATGGAAGGTGTCAGATGGTCACGGAAATGTGATCGGCTGTTCAAGATCACTGCTTCCCATCTGCAATTTGTGACGTGTGAAAGATTCAGCCCAAATGTGCTCACCAAGCGTAAATCCTCAGCACTTTCTCTTATCGTGGAAAAGCAAGATAACCAGCTGTTTACAGATCAGAGAACATATCATATTAATATCATGGAGAGGGTGATATCATCttgtttgtaaaatattttgttaactAAGTGTGGTGTGGTATGGCAACCTATAAAGTGAAAGTTGTAATTTATGTGTTAGTGAAAGGTTGTTTTctgataaaaatattaaaaggggggaaaacagaaaatgcagcaGGCAGCCTCTTTAGAAAGATTGTGGTGAGACTGAATTAATGCAAACTGCAGGTTACAGTAAAGACTGAATTATAAAGCTTTCAGCacttacatttaaattaaagaCCCCCAGCCTCAATCCCAGTTAACTATATGTCtgaacacaagcacacaagcatCTGTCTCCCTGTATTTATATAATCTGAGAGAAGCAGGAAATGATATTATAATGTGATATGACTGCTTTGGATATGGAGGCAGTTACTATACTGTATTGGAAGTGGTTTTGATTGGGAGTCCCTGTTTCAGAGTCCCAGTAAAGTGTAACTTTAACTGTCTGTGGCGGTGGTTGTACCAGTTTGTCATCTCCCGGGAGTAGCTTCGGCATGAAAGGAACAAATGAGTTCACTTGAAGCATTAGTTTAATCTATAGAGGTGAGGAGAAAGTGAAAGGGTCAGTTAAAGTGCAGCAGCTGTTGTGATGAATTTGGAAATTCGAACAGATGCATTTGAGTTTCATTGATTTAATATATATGattttttacatatattttgATACTGGGAGTGATTAGCGCGTGCTTGTCATCTCAGATCAAAGTTAGTCAGAGATGATTCATAAAACGTCCACTGTGTAATATATTGGAAGCACTTATATTTGCCATTCAGGGAGTATGGGAGACCTGCTGTTTTAAACCCCTAGATCCCCACACATGGCGTATAGCCACCACAGACACGGCTCAGAGAGTCAGCCGGCAGCCGGGAGGTGAGCAGAAAGGAACAGGCGGTGTCCCCTTCAGAGTGAGCAcaggagcatgtgtgtgtgtacagtatgcgtgtgtgtgtggcatttctCAAATGACAAAAGGATGCCAGTTGTGCAGTTCAGGTGGGAGGAGACATGGAGGTGGTGCGGAGACTCACCTGAGGGAGAGTCTGGGCAGTTGGGACCGGGGCTGTAGTGGCGACCTGGAGATGTGTAGGGGGCCGTGGGAGGCCACCGTGCTGTGGAGGAGGTTTGGGGGCTGGTGGGAGAGGGGGCTGCTGTTGCGCAGTCTCCCCAGCGTGATGCATCTACCTTCAGGGTGGCAGCAGGCGTGGAGTGGGGTGCGATGGAGCGAGCACGGGCTCAGTGGCGCGGTCACCTAGGGACGCTGAAGCTGCTGTAGCAGGACTGATAGTTATTCCTTGGGAGAATTGCAAGATGAGCCCCATTGTATTAGCAACCCCCTTCTACTGAAACTGTATCAATGTTCTCATGGCTTTAAAGAAAGAAGTTGGGGTGCAAAATATCTGACGCTTAACCGAGAAGCAAATGCTGCATGCGTTaaagttttgttcagcaaaagGAACATAATGGAGTACAATGTCTAACCTCtcttcaaataaacacaatgtaaaatgcaataaTAAACAAGGGTGCTCTAATTTAGCATAATATTCTAAACTGTATGTTTCGCTGTGAATCTGAATTACTGTCGTCAGAGTTAAACTTCAGTAAATTCCTTTGGCAATGGGAAGCCAGCAAATTATTCCATACTGATTTGAAAATTCTCAGACATTAAGCTTTTTTAATTTCCAAGCCATACTTTTGTGTTGCAAACTGTTTGAGTCGTATGTTTTAGAAATTCTCTGTGTCTAATATGGTCAGCACTCCCAATTATTCACTCCACTGACAAGTGAAACAAATGGGACCAACCAGTGCATTCTGTATTATCTACACCCCTTGGATTCCCTGACAATAATTAATACAATGGCAAGCTGCTGTTACCAGCCCCGACGACATGAGCTCAACAACATAAGCTCTCCCTTTCCAAAGAACTCTTGAGGGGAAATTACACCCAGCGCTGAGGTCATATACATCATGGCCACCGGCAGCCGGGTCACATCTTACTACTGTCTGTGAGCCTAGATCAGATAAAAGGTCTC includes the following:
- the klhl14 gene encoding kelch-like protein 14 yields the protein MSRSGDRTSTFDPTHSDTLLHGLNLLWRKQLFCDVTLTAQGQQFHCHKAVLASCSQYFRSLFSSHNVINNEGSKGDQGSSGTPSSSPDDKLVTPSARPINNLVLQGCSSIGLRLVLEYLYTANVTLSLDTVEEVLSVSKILNIPQITKLSVQFLNDQISVQNYKQICKIAALHGLDETKKLANKYLVEDVLLLNFEEMCAMLDALPPPVESELALFQMSVLWLEHDRETRMHYAPDLMKRLRFALIPAPELVERVQSVDFMRSDPVCQKLLLDAMNYHLMPFRQHCRQTTASRIRSNKRMLLLVGGLPPGPDRLPSNLVQYYDDEKKTWKILTIMPYNSAHHCVVEVENFLLLLGGEDQWNPNGKHSTNFVSRYDPRFNSWIQLPPMQERRASFFACRLDKHLYVIGGRNESGYLSSVESYNLETNEWNYLSSLPQPLAAHAGAVHNGKIYISGGVHNGEYVSWLYCYDPIMDVWARKQDMNTKRAIHALAGMNDRLYAIGGNHLKGFSHLDVMLVECYDPKADQWNILQTPILEGRSGPGCAVLDDSIFLVGGYSWSMGAYKSSTICYSPEKGTWTELEGEVAEPLAGPACSTVILPACLPFNK